In the genome of Chelmon rostratus isolate fCheRos1 chromosome 24, fCheRos1.pri, whole genome shotgun sequence, one region contains:
- the pspc1 gene encoding paraspeckle component 1, translating to MANRNMQQASVPNSNSSQPAKHGTDSPAPEQSPANKDSPAPQPQESPAAEQAEGVGEGIDEGPAEMTLDITSFRKPGEKTFTQRSRLFVGNLPLDIPEEEFKNMFAKYGNVNEVFINRERGFGFIRLETRTLAEIAKAELDGTILNNRPMRIRFATHGAALTVRNLLPVVTNELLEQAFSQFGPVERAIVVTDDRGRPTGRGVVEFANKAAARKALERCTEGALLLTTTPCPAIVEPSDHFDDEDGLPEKLLQKIPKYHKEREQLPHFAQPGTFEFEYSSRWKALHEMEKQQREQVDKNIREAKEKLEAELESAKHEHQLMLMRQDLMRRQEELRRLEELRNQELQRRKQIEMRHEEERRRREEEMMRHREQEDLRRHPDGFKPNYLDNREQEMRVGELGPRGAINMGDGYNQASPGPSGNQGQMMGMSGRGAAIGPEGATNMGTPLMSENGAMRNDRYPQGGPMGGRPEAESPKQQQQQQQTQQQPQHQQQQQQQQHQPQQPLGPQVGPAPGFGRGSPVGGVFDGPNNKRRRY from the exons ATGGCCAACCGAAATATGCAACAAGCGAGCGTGCCGAACAGCAATTCTTCTCAGCCGGCGAAACACGGGACCGACTCCCCGGCCCCGGAGCAGTCACCGGCGAACAAAGACAGCCCAGCGCCGCAGCCACAGGAGTCCCCCGCGGCCGAACAGGCGGAAGGAGTCGGGGAAGGAATCGACGAAGGGCCGGCAGAAATGACTCTGGATATCACGAGTTTTCGGAAGCCCGGAGAGAAGACGTTCACCCAACGCTCACGGCTGTTTGTCGGGAACCTCCCGTTGGATATCCCCGAAGAGGAGTTCAAGAACATGTTTGCTAAATATGGGAACGTTAACGAGGTCTTCATCAACAGAGAGCGGGGCTTCGGCTTCATTCGCTTG GAAACTCGGACGTTAGCAGAGATTGCTAAAGCTGAGCTGGATGGGACTATTTTGAATAACAGACCGATGAGGATTCGCTTTGCCACACATGGTGCTGCGCTCACAGTGCGCAACCTGTTGCCTGTGGTTACAAATGAGCTGCTGGAACAG GCCTTTTCTCAGTTTGGGCCGGTGGAACGGGCTATTGTCGTGACAGATGACCGCGGTCGTCCCACTGGGAGAGGAGTTGTGGAGTttgcaaacaaagcagctgcacGTAAAGCCCTGGAGCGCTGCACGGAGGGAGCGCTGCTGCTGACCAC CACACCTTGTCCAGCCATTGTGGAGCCTTCGGACCACTTTGATGATGAGGATGGACTGCCTGAAAAATTGCTGCAGAAGATTCCAAAGTACCATAA GGAGCGAGAGCAGCTGCCACATTTTGCTCAGCCCGGGACATTCGAGTTTGAATACTCTTCTCGCTGGAAAGCTCTTCATGAGATGGAGAAACAGCAAAGAGAGCAGGTGGACAAGAACATTAGAGAGGCCAAAGAGAAACTGGAGGCTGAGCTGGAGTCAGCGAAACACGAACATCAGCTCATGTTAATGAGACAAG ATCTGATGAGACgtcaggaggagctgaggagactGGAGGAGCTCCGCAACCAGGAGCTGCAGCGACGAAAGCAGATTGAGATGAG GcatgaagaagagaggaggaggagagaggaggagatgatgagaCACAGAGAACAGGAGGACCTGAGACGCCACCCAGATGGCTTCAAACCGAACTACCTGGACAAT agagaacaggaaatgagagtGGGTGAGCTGGGCCCTCGTGGAGCCATTAATATGGGAG ATGGCTATAACCAGGCCTCTCCGGGGCCCAGTGGTAACCAGGGTCAAATGATGGGCATGAGTGGAAGGGGAGCAGCCATTGGCCCAGAGGGAGCGACAAATATGGGGACACCGCTGATGTCAGAGAATGGAGCCATG CGGAACGATAGATACCCACAGGGTGGACCAATGGGGGGCCGACCAGAAGCGGAGTccccaaagcagcagcagcagcagcagcaaacgcAGCAGCAAccgcagcatcagcagcagcagcagcagcagcagcatcagccacagcagccaTTGGGCCCTCAGGTTGGACCAGCCCCAGGATTTGGCAGGGGGAGTCCAGTAGGGGGAGTGTTTGATGGGCCAAATAACAAGCGCCGCAGATACTAA